A single region of the Sphingobium sp. TKS genome encodes:
- a CDS encoding universal stress protein, producing the protein MSRSSALFPVGVDSQAGTGHVVACLDRSEHAAGVVSHAFAIAQALEAPITLLQVLEAQPAKEIRPDPIEWDLRRHEARRTLGKLAAPPVPAKTIAEVQLAEGATAEEICRFSCGQPDCLLVLGTRGENGARQKGIGGTAHNVLDRAPGSILLVPIAASPAPAPTYRRILVPLDGSSWAESVLPLAVRLAKAAQAELVLAHIVPKPELTETRPLEPRDLELQRNVVERNEETARGYLDRVRTYVAAMGLRVRTISARGDDVRTSLAGLIRSESADLVVLSARGHGGRHHADVPYGSVAAYLMGHSATPMLIVRPSGMPQEPAPLKTIQDTRLPAVGPA; encoded by the coding sequence ATGTCGAGATCAAGCGCACTCTTCCCCGTCGGTGTCGACTCGCAGGCGGGAACCGGCCACGTCGTCGCATGCCTCGATCGGTCCGAACACGCCGCCGGCGTCGTTTCCCATGCCTTCGCGATCGCCCAGGCGCTCGAAGCTCCGATTACCTTGCTGCAGGTGCTCGAAGCACAGCCCGCCAAGGAGATTAGGCCTGATCCGATCGAGTGGGATCTGCGCCGACATGAAGCGAGGCGCACGCTCGGGAAGCTCGCGGCCCCTCCGGTTCCTGCGAAGACGATCGCCGAGGTCCAACTTGCCGAAGGCGCGACCGCCGAGGAGATCTGCAGATTTAGCTGCGGACAGCCTGATTGCCTTCTCGTGCTTGGCACCCGTGGCGAGAATGGCGCAAGGCAAAAGGGCATCGGCGGCACCGCCCACAATGTTCTCGATCGCGCCCCCGGCTCGATTCTGCTCGTGCCGATCGCAGCGTCTCCGGCGCCAGCACCGACGTATCGGCGCATCCTGGTCCCGCTCGACGGATCGAGTTGGGCAGAAAGCGTCCTTCCGCTTGCGGTGCGGCTTGCCAAAGCGGCGCAGGCCGAGCTGGTTCTCGCGCACATCGTGCCGAAGCCGGAACTCACCGAGACGAGGCCGCTCGAGCCGCGCGATCTCGAACTCCAGCGCAATGTGGTCGAACGAAACGAAGAGACGGCGCGCGGCTATCTCGACCGCGTCCGGACCTATGTTGCAGCGATGGGGTTGAGGGTTCGAACGATTTCGGCGCGTGGCGACGATGTTCGCACTTCGCTGGCCGGGCTGATCCGCTCCGAGTCCGCCGACCTTGTCGTGCTGTCGGCGCGCGGGCATGGCGGGCGGCATCATGCGGACGTTCCCTATGGCAGCGTCGCCGCCTATCTCATGGGCCATTCGGCAACACCAATGCTGATCGTCCGGCCGTCCGGCATGCCCCAGGAGCCCGCCCCATTGAAGACGATCCAGGATACGCGCCTCCCGGCCGTGGGGCCGGCTTGA